Genomic segment of Triticum aestivum cultivar Chinese Spring chromosome 6A, IWGSC CS RefSeq v2.1, whole genome shotgun sequence:
AAGTTTGTGCTTCGCATTTGCGTGCTGTTGTTCTTCATCATGTTGATTTCTGTGGTGTCGGTTGCCTGGACACTATGTTGTGGTTCAtaatatttttgcctttttcttacACCAATTCTTGCTTGGTTGGTAACCTGTCAATTGGATCAATCATTGTCACTTGATCCAAAGGTTATGATAATCATGGTGACACTTCAACATATGAGCAATCCAGCTGGTGGTTTCATTTTGAAAATCACAACTTGTTGAGCTGTATATTTTAGTGTCTGTTCTGCATCTATATTGAAGACAACCGTGATGGTGACCCGGTTCTACATCTTGTGTGTCCTAACGCGAGCTGTTTGGATAGTTTGCTTTGAGGAGACAGGATCGCTTTCATTACCTGGAATTATATGATTATAGTCTGTTCTTTGATGTATGTGTGTGCACGTTCTACAGAACAAAATTATAATTTAAATTGTGGGCAAGTCAAATTAGACTGTTCTCTTCGGCCTGCGCAATGAAACAAATTAGTGTTATCTGCATAACAAATATGAAATCATATCGTCTATGATACCCCTCTTCCGGCGTAGCAAATGGTAAAAAAGATCGCCGCAAATCAGTAATGGAGATTACTGGTGCAAATGGCTTGTCAGGGAGAAGAAAATATACAAGTCGTCACTTTATGAAACAAATCATGTCCAGATTCATCAACAATGGTTTCAAAACGAGCCAACAAATGGCAGCAGGGTTGTACAATGGAAAAATAACAAGGTGACCAATGAGTATGTAGGTAACATTAACAGTGAGATTTTCCACTCTGATAGTAGTTGACAGGAGCAGTTCTTGCATAAGCTCTTCCTGGCTGTAGATCCAAAATCATACAGTGCGTCTCGCGCATCAATTCATCCGGTTTACGCCAAAGAAAGTGGATTCATAGCCACTGCTGGCGCCATCCATGGTGAAACGGACGAACTGAGGCGATGGTGCCATGGGCTGTCCTTCGGCACAGGACGCCGATGGAGGGCTCCCTCCATGTGGTGAAGGGCCCCGGCTGTTTTGGCTGGCACCAGTGAATTGGACGAGACAAGATGCTTGCTGTACAGGATCAGGTAATCCACAAGAACTAGCTGACAGAAGAGAGAGAGCACGCTGAAGATCCGGTGCTCCACCTAATTTTGAAGCGGTTACAGATGCGTCCGGACCTACAGGAATTCATCAATCGGTCAATCAAAAGGATTCCCTCACCAAAGTATGGACACTCAAGAACATCCAAATGTTGGGAGCAGAGATATCTACAAAGGTGAACGAACATCATGTGGCTCATATGCATTCGAGATATATTTCGATCGAAAACAATTGAGCAGAATTGCTGACAAGCAAACTGCAGTATATTTGGTTATATATAACTAGTCCTCCATGTTGAATTATGAGTATATTGCCCACCTTTCCTCGTCAGCTTAAGCTTTTGGTTTTAACTGTTTTGAGGCATGAGACTCAACAGTCTATTATTCACTATCAAGGACTTTAGTGAATGGACATACCAAAGTGAATTTGAGAGTTCCTATGCTTACTTATGCATATTACCAAAAGTATTTGCCATGACACCATTTTTTCACATGGGTCGTGACAAACATTTGAATATACAAGATCAGCTATTTGATATCATTCTTTATGCAATACAGAGCTGTCTAACCACAAGATCACTATTGATTGTAGTTTTAAATGTGTGATATTCATTGTTATAAAAAAATTGGTATCATTATAATTGTTATTTCAGCTATACCTGAAGCCCAATTAATCCAGTGCAATGTAGGTGCAAGTTGTTCCAACGGAAATTCATAGTAGTGATTAACTGATTAATCATGTTGTATGTAGGACATTTAACTACATATATCCAAGCATACTAACGTTTATATGTAGGTGCAGGAAAACTAGTAATATATGTCAATACTGAAAAACAACTTAAGTCAAATCACCTCAGGCTGAAAAACTACACAAAACATAAATTTTGCCACACAATCTAGCATAAAACCTCTTTTTTCTCTAACAGTCCAGTTCATTTAATCTACAATGATTCTTTTTCCTGATTCTTAAATGTAAAGCCATCAAGGCTTTGGAACCAAAGAGCAATCAGTTAATCTACAATGAGTATTTTTTCTGATTCTTAAATGTAAAGCCATCAAGGCTTTGGAACCAAAGAGCAAAGactaactactccctctgttcacaaatgcAAGACATTTTGGCAGTTTAAACAGCCAAAACGTTTTACATTTGTGAACAGAGGAGTATATATATCAATGATGACATTTTTTAATGGGGAAACATTCCCACTTGTTGGGAACTATAAATGCTCGTGAACAGCAGGAGttcaaagaaaaaaaaatgaatgtTGGCAGGAGAGTGCCAAATCCATTGATTAGAAAGGGGCCTTACAAGAACAGCCAGAAAGAGGAATGCACCGCATAAAAGCGAGTGCCAAAAAAGAATAAGTGAAAAAGCGGGCTGATTGGCTCATCAAGGAAAACCGGGTGAAAACCTAAACAGCGCCTAGCTAGTTCAAAGTAAGCTTTGTAGTGTAAGATTCACATATGTTAGAGAATGAGTGAAGGCCAAGAAAGCATCCTCCTCGGTCTGACTGGGTGGAGTGGAACCACATTTTTATAGTGCTGACTTTTCCGAACAGAGAACCGGAGTTTGCTCTCTCCGATTCAAGGATTTTCATAGGAAATTTTATACGTTTGTCATGTTCAAGAATTTTTCCTATGCTGGTTGTTCAATATGTAGGATGGTAACCCGTAGGAATTTTTCCTACAGGTCTTCTGTACTCCATTCTAAAATAATCAATTGACTCAAACCAGTTGGGATGATTCctatattattattttctatgtacAATCAAACATCTTTCAATCCTGTGGGATTCAAGATGGCATGGTATTACAATCCAACTTTTCCCTGTTCTGATGTTTTTGGAATCCCACGAATCAAAGAGGCCTACATTACATGTaacattttttgcccgtaataaatGTGCCAGACCACCTAGGAAAGAAGATACTAGCACGCAGCTTTTTCATCGATGTGAACTGCGATAGATACAAAATGACTGACAAATCATACCTTTCATTGGTAGCAGCTCAGCTATGTCATGACTCAGTGCTGGAACAGCATTGGGTAGATGAGATTTATCAAAATGAACTTGTCCATTGATTGATACTTCTCTTATTTCCTTCACTTGCGGGAGCTTGAAGTCAGATGGGCTGTCCCATGGAGAACATGGGAAAGGCCTTGCATGGCTGAGTGGATCTTTATTCCAGACAAAACTTATTTGCCGTCTATCATCTGTAACATCAATGGCAAAAGCATTTATTATTTGTAAAAGGTAtaagaaagtaaaaaaaaaatcaaaCGACTAGCTATCATCTCATATATCAACTATTGAAGATAATTTCTGACTAATCATGGCATTAGCGAAAGCCGAAACTCATACCTAGCTCAAACACAATTTATCGAAGAAGTTCAACTCACAACCAGCCAATTAAGCATAAAGAACAGTAGTTTCAGTGCGATATGGTGTGGAGAGCAAGGAAAAATACAAATCCCGCATAATTACCCACTTAAAGTATGGACATATTACCAAACACCAATGACGACGGGAGCCTTGCCGGTGTAAAGGAGAATGCGTCTGGCTGTGGTTTCCGGCGCCGAGCATTGTGATCGGACAGCCGCCTCCGGCAGCTCCTCTTCTTCTGGTCGAACTCGGACAGCGCATGGAACCTTGATCACCAAAGGCCAGGCAATCAGCAAAACCACAGACAGTACTGCAAATATAGACTACTTATATATGTACCAACTAAGATCTAAGAGTATGCATACACAGAGGAGAAATCTCCACACAGTAACTGAATCACAGTAGCCACAGCACAACAGAACTTCAGCCCAACAGTGCACACACGCGCGGGACAAGTGCCCTGCCAAAACTGGAAACAGGTCTTGCACAGCCGTTCAGCCATGCCATGCAGCACGATTCTCCACAGGTCGACAGTACTATAATTGTGGGGAAAAGGCATCTTCGCCTCCCAAATCGGGAAACAAGCCGTACCCGCACAGGATAACCACAGTTTCCggacacacacaaaaacacaaggCTCCCGGATTAATCAACTGACGACGAACAGAATTATAGCGCGGCGCGTTTGCACCATGGTCTAAGGAAGTGCGGAGTTCGCAGATAGACGGGGGGTCGTTGAATCTCCTGCTTCCCGGAATTCCAAGAACGAAAGACACGCGCGGAGTAGAGCAAGAGCAATCGCAGAAAGATCGAGCTTGCAGCtttgcagagagagagagggagaaagagagagggcAATCGCAGAAGTCAAAGAAAAGCACGGCTCCGGcgagcagccagggtgcaagaataAACTCCGGCGAACAACCTCGGAGCGTCAAGAAACACCCACCGGCTGCACTGCTGGCAGAAGCGGCGCTcctggccggcgacgacgacgcggGGGAACTTGGTGTGGGCCTCGCAGACCCGGTGCTTCCGGTGGTACTCCTTGGCGTCGCGGAGCTCGACCCCGCAGCCCTCCACCTGGCACCTcacgccccctcctcctccgcctccgcctcctccgccggccgcctcccccctggCCCGCTTCTCCttcccgcgcctccccgccgcctcgccggaggagCCCGGCGCGGCGGCGTCGCCCCAGTCCCAGAGGAGGTGGGGCGGGGAGAGCGGGGTGGACTTCGGGGCCGTCCACTCCATGCGGGGCGGGGGCTTGGTTGGTCAGCTTGGGATTTGGGGATCGAAGAGGAGATGAACAGTGTGGACTGTGCAGGAGAAGAAGAGAAGCAGGGATGGGGGAAGAGAGACTTGGAATAGAAAAGGCAAAGTCTTTTTTAGTGTTCggtcccctctctctctcattttcccctTTCTTGTTCTTTCCCACCATTTTTCTATGCTTGGCTTGCCATAAGTGGATTGTGGATGGAAATCGTTTATTTTCATCCGACTTATAACAGCGACGCGTAAGTCGCCTCGTCCTAGCGACGCGTGTCCCGCGTGGCGTGGACCTAGCAACCTTATCCTCTCCGCGTGCCTTTCGTATCCCTCATCTCCTACCGCTGCAGAAGCAAATCCCCATCTCCTCCCGATGCAGGATAAGCAAGCCGCCACCGGCCACCGGCCCGTCGTCGCGGCAACCACCACTGCATGAGCCAACCCAACCCGCTGCTGTAGGCACCACCAGCTGCCGCCACCGCTCCAcctgcttcttctcctttttctagGCGTGACCACGGCAGCACTGCGACTCCACGATCTCGCCGTTGACCAGTGACGCCGCAACGCGAATCGCCGGGGAGCTGCAGTGCAGCAAGCGACATGCGACCCATGGAGCCGAAGCCGTCGGTGCTGCCTTGGACTACGCCGGGCTGCAATGGAGCTCGACGGgagttgcaatggagcttcgccggacACGTCGACACTCGATGGAGCTCCGGTAGGGCTGCAATGGAGCTTGACCGgagttgca
This window contains:
- the LOC123132546 gene encoding squamosa promoter-binding-like protein 4; translation: MEWTAPKSTPLSPPHLLWDWGDAAAPGSSGEAAGRRGKEKRARGEAAGGGGGGGGGGGVRCQVEGCGVELRDAKEYHRKHRVCEAHTKFPRVVVAGQERRFCQQCSRFHALSEFDQKKRSCRRRLSDHNARRRKPQPDAFSFTPARLPSSLVFDDRRQISFVWNKDPLSHARPFPCSPWDSPSDFKLPQVKEIREVSINGQVHFDKSHLPNAVPALSHDIAELLPMKGPDASVTASKLGGAPDLQRALSLLSASSCGLPDPVQQASCLVQFTGASQNSRGPSPHGGSPPSASCAEGQPMAPSPQFVRFTMDGASSGYESTFFGVNRMN